From Chryseobacterium joostei, the proteins below share one genomic window:
- a CDS encoding GH92 family glycosyl hydrolase, with translation MKKELLICLFTALISTANAQQNKNDVLSWVDPFIGTGGHGHTFPGATTPFGMIQLSPDQNTKSGDWDWCSGYHYSSKTIMGFSHNHLSGTGWADLGDILVMPTVGQIKMVPGSEDKPETGYRSTFSHDKETAAPGYYSVMLDSYGVKAELTASPRVGFHKYTFPKSDEANIIIDPTNKIFGNIYHTLVSIEGNNKIKGYCYSNGWGGKRFAYFVMEFSKPFKSYGVYAEGKVRNNEKIALAKDAKAFVRFSTEDSESIEVKVSLSPVSTENAQENFDTEAKNVDFAKAKETAQKTWRDLIGRFQVTGGTDSQRKIFYTGVYHTFIAPNLYMDVNGDYVAAQENMNTKWFTNYSTYSYWDGFRATHPLLTIMDQKHTKEFANSLISRYTDRKDHMPIWELCGYDNFCMLGYHSTSVIWDAISKGVPGIDAEKAFAAMKDASLTDKMSSSDGGGGLNDYIKLGYTPSENGASVSATLEYSYDDWCIQQLAEKLGKKDEAEVYRKRSMNFLNTFNKENNHFWPRQKDGKFLANFALNDWKKLQPHWVSGNIWAYDFFVPHQIDEMMNLYGGKKGFEEKLDKTFTEALNMEGEQHVDISGFIGSLGFGDEPGHHVPYLYNYAGSPYKTQKMVKYIRDNMYAAKPDGIVNNEDCGQMSAWYIFSSLGFYPVTPGKPVYAIGAPQFPKASLQLENGKTFTVIADKISDKNIYVQKMFLNGKEYKSWELNHTDIMNGGELRFVMGSKPVK, from the coding sequence ATGAAAAAAGAATTGCTTATCTGTCTTTTTACAGCCTTGATTTCTACCGCCAATGCCCAGCAAAATAAAAATGACGTTTTATCCTGGGTAGATCCTTTCATTGGAACAGGAGGACATGGTCATACATTTCCGGGAGCGACCACTCCGTTTGGAATGATTCAGCTAAGCCCGGATCAGAATACCAAAAGTGGGGATTGGGATTGGTGTTCAGGATACCACTACAGCAGTAAAACCATTATGGGGTTCAGTCATAATCACCTTAGTGGAACAGGATGGGCAGATCTTGGAGATATTCTGGTGATGCCTACGGTGGGACAGATAAAAATGGTTCCGGGATCAGAAGATAAGCCTGAAACAGGTTATCGTTCAACTTTCAGTCATGATAAGGAAACCGCTGCGCCGGGATATTATTCCGTAATGCTTGATAGCTATGGAGTTAAAGCAGAACTTACTGCCTCTCCAAGAGTGGGATTCCATAAATATACATTCCCAAAAAGTGATGAGGCCAATATCATTATCGACCCTACCAATAAAATCTTCGGCAATATTTACCATACACTGGTAAGCATTGAGGGGAACAATAAAATAAAAGGATATTGCTACAGTAATGGATGGGGTGGTAAACGATTTGCCTATTTCGTAATGGAATTCTCCAAACCGTTCAAATCCTACGGAGTGTATGCTGAGGGAAAAGTGAGGAATAACGAAAAAATAGCCCTTGCTAAAGATGCCAAAGCCTTTGTGAGATTCTCTACAGAAGACAGCGAAAGCATTGAAGTAAAAGTGTCTTTATCTCCGGTAAGCACAGAAAATGCACAGGAGAACTTTGATACAGAAGCAAAGAATGTAGATTTTGCAAAGGCGAAAGAAACAGCTCAAAAAACATGGAGAGATCTAATCGGTAGATTTCAGGTAACAGGAGGTACGGATAGTCAGAGAAAAATCTTCTACACAGGAGTTTATCATACATTCATTGCACCTAATCTTTATATGGATGTTAATGGAGATTATGTAGCCGCTCAGGAAAATATGAATACCAAGTGGTTTACCAACTACAGTACCTATTCGTATTGGGACGGGTTTAGGGCAACGCATCCATTGCTTACCATTATGGACCAGAAGCATACTAAGGAATTTGCCAATTCTTTAATTAGCAGATATACGGATCGTAAAGATCATATGCCAATCTGGGAGCTATGTGGATATGACAACTTTTGTATGTTGGGCTATCACAGTACATCGGTAATTTGGGACGCCATCTCTAAGGGAGTACCCGGTATTGATGCCGAAAAAGCCTTTGCAGCGATGAAAGATGCTTCTCTTACTGATAAAATGAGCAGTAGCGATGGAGGTGGAGGCCTTAATGATTATATCAAGCTTGGCTATACACCTTCAGAAAATGGAGCTTCTGTTTCTGCAACGTTAGAGTATTCCTATGATGACTGGTGTATTCAGCAACTGGCAGAAAAACTAGGCAAAAAAGATGAAGCTGAGGTTTACAGAAAACGTTCCATGAACTTCCTGAATACATTCAACAAAGAGAATAATCATTTCTGGCCAAGACAAAAAGACGGGAAATTCTTAGCAAATTTCGCTTTGAACGACTGGAAGAAGCTTCAGCCACACTGGGTTTCCGGAAATATATGGGCCTATGATTTCTTTGTTCCACATCAGATTGATGAAATGATGAATCTGTACGGAGGTAAAAAAGGTTTTGAAGAAAAACTGGATAAAACCTTTACAGAAGCACTTAACATGGAGGGCGAACAGCATGTTGATATCTCCGGATTCATCGGGTCTTTAGGATTTGGAGATGAGCCGGGACACCATGTTCCTTATTTGTATAACTATGCAGGAAGCCCGTACAAGACACAGAAAATGGTAAAATATATCCGTGACAATATGTATGCAGCCAAGCCGGACGGAATTGTCAATAACGAAGATTGTGGACAAATGTCAGCCTGGTATATTTTCTCATCATTAGGATTTTATCCTGTAACGCCCGGGAAACCAGTCTATGCAATCGGTGCTCCTCAGTTTCCGAAAGCTTCTTTACAATTGGAAAATGGGAAGACATTTACGGTGATTGCAGACAAAATATCAGATAAAAATATCTATGTACAGAAGATGTTCCTTAACGGAAAAGAGTATAAAAGCTGGGAACTGAACCATACTGACATCATGAATGGTGGTGAACTTAGATTTGTAATGGGAAGTAAACCTGTAAAATAA
- a CDS encoding glycoside hydrolase family 125 protein: MERRDFIKTSALAGAGLLFTQNVFAKNLIVEGFPIVRVPKAKRHFTSESVEGAIAAFKKKVKNKELSWLFENCFPNTLDTTVFYTETNGVPDTYVITGDIDAMWLRDSSAQVFPYLQFSKKDEKLHKLISGVIHKQTTFILKDPYANAFYNDDQKISKWKEYDHTDMKPGTHERKWEIDSLCYPIRLAYHFWKTTGDTKPFDDNWLQGIKLTLQTFIEQQRKKDLGPYKFERTTSWATDGVPMGGYGYPTKPVGLISSMFRPSDDATIYGFLIPSNLFAVVSLRQAAEMVSQIKNEKTLAQQLTSLADEVDAAIKKYGIYNHPEYGKIYAFEVNGFGSYNLMDDANCPSLLGLPYLDAVKSDDPVYLNTRKFVWSENNPFFFKGKLAEGIGGPHIGLDMIWPMSIIMKALTTKDKGEIRWCIDTLQKTHGGTGFMHESFHKDNDKKFTREWFAWSNTLFGELLWKTFNENPELLV, encoded by the coding sequence ATGGAAAGGAGAGATTTTATTAAAACAAGTGCATTGGCAGGAGCCGGATTGCTGTTTACTCAAAATGTTTTTGCAAAAAACCTGATCGTAGAGGGTTTTCCTATTGTCCGTGTTCCTAAAGCTAAAAGACATTTTACCAGTGAATCCGTAGAAGGTGCCATCGCAGCCTTTAAAAAGAAAGTTAAAAATAAAGAACTAAGCTGGCTCTTTGAAAACTGCTTTCCTAATACATTAGATACTACTGTTTTTTACACTGAAACCAATGGTGTTCCAGATACCTACGTGATTACGGGAGATATTGATGCCATGTGGCTTCGTGATAGTTCTGCTCAGGTTTTTCCTTATTTGCAGTTCTCTAAAAAGGATGAAAAGCTTCATAAGCTTATCTCCGGGGTAATTCATAAGCAGACAACATTCATCCTGAAAGACCCTTATGCCAATGCATTCTACAATGATGATCAAAAAATAAGCAAATGGAAAGAATATGATCACACAGATATGAAGCCGGGAACCCATGAAAGAAAATGGGAGATCGACTCACTATGTTATCCTATCCGTCTGGCTTATCATTTCTGGAAAACAACAGGCGATACAAAACCTTTTGATGACAACTGGTTGCAGGGGATCAAACTTACTTTGCAGACTTTTATAGAACAGCAGAGAAAAAAAGACTTAGGTCCTTACAAATTTGAACGTACAACATCTTGGGCTACTGATGGAGTTCCTATGGGTGGGTATGGCTATCCAACAAAGCCGGTAGGTCTTATCAGTTCTATGTTTCGTCCAAGTGATGATGCTACAATCTATGGTTTTTTGATTCCTTCCAATTTATTTGCAGTAGTAAGCTTACGTCAGGCTGCAGAAATGGTTTCCCAGATAAAAAATGAAAAAACATTGGCTCAGCAACTGACCAGCCTTGCCGATGAGGTAGATGCAGCCATCAAAAAATACGGAATTTATAATCATCCTGAATATGGGAAAATATATGCTTTTGAAGTCAATGGTTTCGGGAGCTATAACCTGATGGATGATGCGAATTGCCCAAGCCTGTTAGGTTTACCTTATCTGGATGCTGTGAAATCTGATGACCCGGTTTATTTGAATACAAGAAAATTCGTTTGGTCAGAAAATAACCCGTTCTTTTTCAAAGGGAAGTTAGCCGAGGGAATAGGTGGTCCGCACATTGGGCTTGATATGATCTGGCCAATGAGTATCATTATGAAAGCGCTCACTACAAAAGACAAAGGTGAGATCAGGTGGTGTATAGATACTTTACAGAAAACTCATGGAGGAACAGGCTTTATGCATGAATCTTTCCATAAAGACAATGACAAGAAATTTACCAGAGAATGGTTTGCATGGTCAAATACATTGTTTGGAGAATTGCTATGGAAAACCTTTAATGAAAACCCAGAACTGCTAGTATAA
- a CDS encoding endo-beta-N-acetylglucosaminidase H: MKKKSIFTALTAIMLQCGSQLNAQQLNPTGICYVEVNNNNLLNAGAYKLQTSNSYLFNVVNIFAANINYDTSRGRAYLYSNNNVTKVLTNADTYIKPLQQKGMKVVLTILGNHQGAGICNFPTREAAKDFALQLANTVNTYGLDGIDFDDEYSEYGQNGTGQPNDSSFVMLVQELKALLPDKIISFYYYGPAASRLSWNGARVGDYVNYSWNAMYGTFSAPNVPPLTKAQISPAAVWMGNTSNSTTTSLATQTKNGGYGVFMWYDLHGTNETAQLSAGTQTLYGQPTVLSGTLQSWTQGTNCDAPIGLYTSNLTGTSAKLNWSYVGTNTYDIDYKPASSTTWTNAASALNSTSVTISGLTANTEYDWRIRTNCSVKSAYMFAPRFNSGSGTTTPTGSYSLSLDGSTESGTAGNLTLSGSALSFEGWIKPSSFKSASPYISSIMGTEVSDSNSAFLRLGDAGLANNKLQFVVSINNVQQKLASATALNANTWYHVAATYDGSAMKLYINGVLDASKAQTGSVNSNGAFNVGYLYNTSRNFNGKVDEVRVWKRALSQTEISQNMCNVSVPASSLSAYWKFNEGSGSTVQDSSGNGASLTLTGVDSSNWGTDLPCTAGTSKLARNAGEINVKNQIKLYPNPVNKSSSLTVTVPDEYNRGKLTIYNFNGKAVDVKSLNAGDNLYELTRLGEGNYILQFESKDGSLKQTEQLMVK, from the coding sequence ATGAAAAAAAAATCCATCTTTACCGCGCTGACTGCCATCATGCTTCAGTGTGGTTCCCAGCTTAATGCACAACAGCTGAATCCTACAGGAATATGCTATGTGGAAGTGAACAATAACAACCTCCTGAATGCAGGAGCGTACAAACTGCAAACATCGAACAGCTATCTGTTCAATGTGGTAAATATTTTTGCGGCCAATATTAATTATGATACCAGCCGTGGCAGAGCCTATCTCTATTCTAATAATAATGTAACCAAGGTTCTTACCAATGCAGATACCTACATCAAACCGCTCCAGCAGAAAGGAATGAAAGTAGTATTGACCATTCTGGGAAATCATCAGGGAGCAGGAATTTGTAATTTTCCTACCCGTGAGGCGGCAAAAGACTTTGCATTACAGCTTGCCAACACAGTTAATACTTACGGTCTGGATGGGATTGATTTTGATGATGAATATTCCGAGTATGGGCAAAACGGAACAGGACAGCCCAATGATAGTTCTTTTGTAATGCTTGTTCAGGAGTTAAAAGCATTGCTTCCGGATAAAATAATTTCATTCTATTATTACGGACCTGCGGCTTCAAGACTTTCATGGAACGGTGCCAGAGTGGGAGATTACGTCAACTACAGCTGGAATGCGATGTACGGAACATTTTCTGCTCCCAACGTACCTCCCCTTACCAAAGCACAGATTTCTCCGGCAGCAGTATGGATGGGGAATACTTCCAATTCCACAACCACCAGTCTGGCAACTCAGACTAAAAATGGCGGCTATGGAGTATTCATGTGGTATGACCTTCACGGAACCAATGAAACAGCACAGCTTTCAGCAGGAACACAGACCTTATACGGACAGCCAACTGTGTTAAGCGGCACTCTACAATCCTGGACACAGGGTACAAATTGTGATGCTCCCATTGGACTATATACGAGCAACCTTACAGGTACAAGCGCAAAGCTGAACTGGTCTTATGTAGGTACCAATACTTATGACATCGATTATAAACCGGCTTCCTCTACAACATGGACGAATGCAGCATCAGCTCTTAATTCTACTTCCGTAACGATTTCAGGATTAACTGCCAATACCGAATATGACTGGAGAATCAGAACCAACTGCAGTGTAAAAAGTGCTTATATGTTTGCTCCAAGATTTAACAGTGGATCAGGAACAACAACTCCTACAGGCTCTTATTCTCTTTCTCTGGACGGAAGCACTGAATCAGGCACTGCCGGAAACCTTACTCTGAGTGGTTCGGCGTTATCTTTTGAGGGCTGGATTAAACCTTCATCTTTCAAATCAGCATCTCCATATATTTCTTCAATTATGGGAACGGAAGTAAGCGACAGTAATTCTGCATTCTTACGATTAGGAGACGCTGGTCTGGCAAATAATAAGCTTCAGTTTGTTGTAAGTATTAACAATGTACAGCAAAAACTAGCCTCAGCTACAGCTTTGAATGCCAATACATGGTATCATGTTGCTGCAACCTACGATGGATCTGCGATGAAACTTTACATCAACGGTGTTTTGGATGCAAGCAAAGCACAAACTGGAAGTGTGAATTCAAACGGAGCATTCAATGTGGGATACTTATACAATACTTCCCGAAACTTCAATGGTAAAGTAGATGAGGTTAGAGTCTGGAAACGGGCACTAAGCCAGACGGAAATCAGTCAGAATATGTGTAACGTATCAGTTCCTGCTTCCTCTCTTTCTGCATACTGGAAATTTAACGAAGGAAGCGGTTCTACGGTTCAGGATAGTTCAGGAAACGGAGCGAGCTTAACATTAACCGGGGTGGATTCCTCCAACTGGGGAACGGATCTGCCTTGTACAGCAGGAACTTCAAAATTAGCAAGAAATGCAGGAGAAATCAATGTGAAGAATCAGATAAAGCTATATCCGAATCCGGTAAACAAATCTTCATCCCTTACAGTTACTGTGCCTGATGAATACAACAGAGGAAAACTAACGATTTATAACTTTAATGGAAAGGCCGTAGATGTAAAATCACTGAATGCAGGTGATAACTTATATGAACTGACCAGACTTGGAGAAGGAAATTATATTCTTCAGTTTGAGTCTAAGGATGGAAGCCTGAAACAGACAGAACAATTAATGGTAAAATAA